CAAAGTAATCAGATAAAAGAAGCAGCGGCTATTGCATAATGCAAGAGCAAATTCAGTTGTATCATGTATTATAAACTACAGATGCCCTGGATAATCTTTGTATCCTACTATGTATCCCGAAGAGAAAACAACTCAATCTGAAGCCACTAATAAAACTCACGCATCTAATCAAACATTTCCATGTTGTGTGGAGATTGCAACGTTATATTGTCTGGATTGAACCCCGAAAAATCATGAAGACAAGAACAAGTATCTGATTTCGAATTTCAACATTAAACAAATAGTAATATTCGATCCAAGTGAAATAAAACTCAGCATTCATTATTTACGTCCTGACTATACAGATGCACAGTACCCTTAGGCAGACACAAATGCAGCAACAATGAGATAATACTTGGCAAGCAAGTATAACCCCAGAAAAGATGTGTGACATTATGTATTTCAAGCAAGAATGTCGACTGAAACCGGCCAATAATAATAGGTCGACTAAAAGTTATTCCAGGTTTAGCAAATCAGGGAACCTAATTTGGGGAATACTATATACAAGACAGAATTACAATACTAAGAGCTTATGACCAGATGCATGGTTGATCAAGCAACTTCACTCACATTATACGAGATATATAGTTAAGCAACAGAAGGGAAGTAGTCAATCTGGAAGGAAGATGGCAAAGTTCAGTAGTTCACAATTGGAAACAAAATATACCTGGTAGTTCCGGAACCATATGTGATCATCAAGAAGGGAGAAAACAAAAACGTGGTCATGATACGGTTTAGCTTTCCTGTGATCTTTTGGAGTCCCAAAGGTCTGTCAACACAAAAAACATGTCAGTCCGCTAAGCGTGGTTAAAGAACAATTAACGTAGGTTCTTAGTGAGATCAGATCATATCTCTCCATATGTCATTGTCACTTTCCATCACTTCTAATATAGTTACATTCCCATAGCTTAGAGCCTTTATTGACCATTTCTTCCACAAGGACCACATCCACTGATAGTAAAACTATTCTTTAATCTTTATTCATTCTCTAAACTACATCACTGCAACTTGACCTTACGTATCTTAGAGATACCCAAAAGTTGTCTTCTTTATCACTGACAAAGTCCAAATTTGGGATTTCAGATAAACTTGGGGTCTACCTTCCACCTACTAACGAAATTAAATAAGCTCATAACCCTTTGTTGGAGAAAATCAAGATGTATATGTTTCTATATAAAATGTGTTTTTCCCAACTGTGTTCCAGCTCCGGAAATTTCTTCAACTGTACCAAAAGGTTATGCACCAGATTACATTTTCTTGTATGACTTTAGTTTAATGCATACAGCGTTAGATACTAATAAAGATTAGCGACTAGTGATTAGACTAGATATGTTATATCTGAGCTTAAGATATCCAGACAGGTGAGGTGAGTGCACAACCACAGTTCCGCAGCTTTCTACCTAAGACAAGCAAAAGAAATATGAAAGTACCTGTATTAATAATTCCTTCAACATCCTCCAGTGAGCATCTTTCCCAAAATTGGAGGAGAATGTTAAAAGTGGTCGTGAACCTTTCAGGTGATTTCCTGTGAGCTTCAGTTCTTCCATAGTGTgcactaaaataaaataaaaaagagagagagagagataatcaATTTCACCAGCcatatcttaaaaaaaaaaatagtacttCTGACGATTCTCATATACACAAATGAAAGGAAGTATTACCAGCATCAACTAAAAACTTCACAGAAGGTCCATTAGGACTCTTGGCCGCCCAAAGGTACAGATCCTTTCCTTTTCTGCACTGAAATTGTtcaaaagagaaaggaaaagcgaGAGAAAATTGAAAAATATCAGCAACAGACAAACTAAAGTAGCATAAGAGAAATAGTTGGATTCTTTTAGCAGAAAAATGCAAGCTATATCTTACATCCTTACATCAAGGATTCAAGGGTAATAAATTAACCAGCAACCACCCCTTTACCCTCGAGAGAAGGAGGGTTTTTTTACCCGATTCTAAAAGATGGTTCATTTCAAAAGAGGGTTTATCTAAAAGGAGGGTCATATCCATAATACCATATATTTTCCACAATGGTACAAGTTATGTAATCAACAATAAGAATAAGCAACAAAAAACAAGAGTATTCCAAATATATGGAACAACTCAGCATTTCGCCCCCTCTTACATGAAATAAGCAAAATCACATTTCCTTGATTTCCTAAAAATCAGTCCCCAACTACCACAAGTAAATTATTTATGAGTAATAGTAACAAACCCTAACTAGGCATCGATTATTGGAGACAGTGATGCGGGAATTCTCAAAAATTACctcaaaaaacaaacaagaaGAGCAGTTCTTAAGCTCAACAAGCTCATTTAGTGTTGAACCTTTGCTTTCTTTAGCTTCAATTTTGCTATCTTTCTTACAATGAGGCAGCAACGAAACCATATTCAACATCAAATGACGGAACCTATAAAAAAATAACTTGTAAATAACAATATCATAGCTTCaaataaatgtattattattcacAGAATTGAAATAATCAAATTACCTGTAACTTATACGACGAGAACAAGTAACAAGAAGTTTCTCCTTGTTTCTAAAAAATGGAGAATCGTCAACCTCAGCATCTTTATCCTTCCATCCTAAGAGTGTCCTTTTAGGTCTTTCTGGTGCAGTTTCTTCCTTCTTTACTGAAACCTCTTTCTCGGGCTGCTTTCTCTTCTTCCCCATAACTTCTGATGCAGATAGGTATACACTAGACGCAAAAACTGAGCAAAACGGAAAAATAAAACCCAAGGGTTTAAGTAGAGCAGTGAAGAATAATAACCTAATTGCTTGTATTTGGAGTTTAGATTGTAGGAATTATCATTAGGTACTAATATTATGGGTCATTTTAACGGTAGGTCCTCCCATAAAGGGCTTATTATCTATAGGTCCTTCTTTTGTTAAGTTTATTATGTAAGCATGATGACAATAACGAGGGATTTTCACTATCTTTTCCTAACTACTTGGGCTTATAGGTAATAAACCTTTTTGAGGTTTAAACTttaatataatatttttattgtagggAAAGTTGATTTGTTTAGGGGAAAAGCTAAAAACATTTGACTACAATATATCTCGTTTGACTTTGGATCGTTAAGGGGAGgagtaaaataaaataagtaaGTACAGACTCCCAAAAATATGCTTttcacaaaaataagaaacctagGGCTGTCAACGGAACCTAACGAAACGGAAACTGGCTCGGCCCTTTCTATTACGCTTGGTGTTattggatatccgatatccgttaacTTTCGACGGAAACTCAAAAATCTCAGTCGATTCCGTTACGATAAGGTTAATGGAtatcagatttttttttccattaatTTCTGTTAAGATACCCCACTGTTAAATTGCTTGAGAACTTTAGTTCAAAGACCCTATTGTTAACGGATATCAGATTTTTTTCCCGATAATTTCCATTAAGAAACTTCTCTTGTTTAATGAATCTAACAAAACCCCGTTAAGATAATAggcatatcggatatcggatattaagcTAATGGAAACTGCCTCAACCGGTACCGTTACGATAACAGAAAAAGTTCCGACAAATTATTccgattccgatatccgataactgTTATGTCGAAAATTAACCTAGTAGAATTCGGATATTCGGAAATGGCTATCGGATATCGGACATCCATTGACAACCCCAAAAGAAACCACATTACAAGTGTAAAAATGGCGAATTCAAGTGTGAGGATATCGTTTGTTggcatggtgaaagtatgaacGCCATGTATATTAGGTCATAGCAGGCATGGTGAATAAATGAACGCCATGCAAATTATGTCATAGCCGACATGGTATTTGATACTTTCTCCTTGCCGACACTGAGTTTTTCAAGTGCAAAAACGGCaaattcaaagaagaaaaaaatctaatttcaatacattaatactTATTTGGGAATTTAGAGGACTTGTATGTTGATCTTGTTTACTTTTCTAGGTTGGTTATTCACTAAACCTTCATGCTCATTAATATATTGATTTAAAGGTGTTGCATCACGTTGTAATTGTGAATCGTTATCATTAGATTCAACATAAACCCCTTGTTCCTAACGATTTGAGGATAACATCTCTTGGTTCACTAACATCACTCGTTTTCACCCTATTATTTTCCCTCAAAACTTCTCCTTCTACTTTCTAATGAAATAACTTAAAATTATATTAATTATTAACAAACTAATAGTaaacttaactaattataattAGTCATGTGTAAATTAGGAATTACATAAATTATACGGATAAGGTGTTCTGAAAATTACTTCATAATATCTCCATCTTGTTTTATTATCATATCCCCCGACAAATATGGATATCCCCCAAATATGGTTTTTTTTTATGAGCTtccttttattttcaatttttattttaattactaCTTGTTTTATAGATACTGGATTCCAGATCCATGAGATGTTGTGTACTCCAGAAGCAGGCCAACATGTAATTTGTGGTTTCTAGTAGTAATCCAAAATTATTATGGGTTCCAGCAGTAACCATACTATAGCTAGACTCCAGAAGTGGTCTTTGGAAATTATTGGATTACCGGAATAAGCCATAAATTTTCGGGTTCCTAAAGCAACTCATGGTTACCAAATGTTTATGTTAATAGATTTATTGTTCTCTCGTCTATTTGTGCCAAAGGGTATGGATTTATGAATAAATCTACCTAATACTAATTAAATAGACGATAGAGATATTTGTTTCAAAGACAGTGAAATAACAAATTAACACAAATTTTTGAACCATTTATAACTTTGTAGAGGTTTTGTGAAATGTGAAACAACATTAAGGATTCGAATAATATAATAGGCGGCTTCAGAAGAGCGTGTATCATTCAATCTGGTGGTGTAATATTTGTAATTCTTATATTCTATCATGTTCCTGAAGAATATGTCGAATCTTAGAAATATTTGACGGTATCACCTTAAAACAATAAATGAGTATTTCTATGGAGTACTTATTACTTCATGTTTTATACCAGTAGCACGTTGAGGAGAAGCGTAAATCCCTCTCTTCTGGAGTGTGCCATACGAGAATTGGAATAGTCGAACCTCACATTGTCATTAACCAAAAGTTTAATGACCTTGAGCTATTCATGATTAGGCATAGTTGGCTTGGGAACCCAGGTACCAAGATGATAAGTAGAAAGATATAAAATGCACACTGACATCCTTTGTAGACATTGAAGCTTCTATTGAATAAGGATATAAATTGTGTTATTTGTTCTGTGGGAAATTTGATTTTTAATCTAGCATTATAAAATGCATTCTGGTCACTTATTAAATCACCAACAATTTATGGTGGTATTTGTTGGTCTTATTCACCCTACATTATAGAAATTTTCTAATACTTTTTGGTGTTGATAGATGATgtgattttagatagtggtaaatagagttgtcgttcactcggactttgttgagattgattctaggcttaaatataaaaataagaaattatatacaaaatatgtcacgggatgaagaattcactgagactcgggatttcactgtttttcatattcaagtggttcagaaattaatcctaagcaattatagctccaaatacaagaaatattaactctattctttgtcaaaatagatttcgtaaaacatcaattgtaacttACAAGCATAttgtatcaaaagcacctaagactaagcatacactatcaaacaagataacaattgattaatagaaatcataaatcatttataatcggtgcaaaaagtaaataaggaattaattaaatttaccacatgatgaaattcagcttcgtccgtcgtcccagcgatggagtctagcttctcatgatgaaaacacactcaaaaagataactcatagctcaaatggtgtttttattggaaaatagtagaaaacagagatttgcaatggtatAAGGGTGTTGCAAaataaaactgttacaaagaacgataaatggaaaatgccactgtcactgtagcaaataCAACGCTTCAGtatgtgtcgttgtcactgttgatgaacgactGTTCTTTGGCGTGTTATATTATTCGTTCTCTCCTCCAATGgtagcagcagagacaagctctgcaacttcctGTTCTACGCTCTGTTTCCTCCCCTCCCTCTTCATATCTTCACTGCTACAACAGCATCATAGTTATACTCAATA
This DNA window, taken from Papaver somniferum cultivar HN1 chromosome 3, ASM357369v1, whole genome shotgun sequence, encodes the following:
- the LOC113355825 gene encoding ribosome biogenesis protein BRX1 homolog 2-like codes for the protein MGKKRKQPEKEVSVKKEETAPERPKRTLLGWKDKDAEVDDSPFFRNKEKLLVTCSRRISYRFRHLMLNMVSLLPHCKKDSKIEAKESKGSTLNELVELKNCSSCLFFECRKGKDLYLWAAKSPNGPSVKFLVDAVHTMEELKLTGNHLKGSRPLLTFSSNFGKDAHWRMLKELLIQTFGTPKDHRKAKPYHDHVFVFSLLDDHIWFRNYQISVPHNETDKVDRGGLDKMTLVEVGPRFCLNPIKIFAGSFGGPTLYDNPFYVSPNERRAADKRKKAGKYAHKVKAKTKRKAHEQDNPLQPDEYADMWKGE